From Campylobacter lari, one genomic window encodes:
- a CDS encoding NAD(P)H-dependent glycerol-3-phosphate dehydrogenase — translation MKIAVVGAGKWGSALYDALSVKNECVITSFHEKDLSYFVSTKEALEYEYLVFALYAQGMHEWLANNFKDLNQKILVASKGIDCKSLKFMDEVFSEFISSDRLCFLSGPSFASEVLEKKPCALVVSGKNQELCNQFASFFPNYIKTYTSSDVKGAEICGAYKNVLAIASGVCDGLNLGNNARASLVSRGLVEMHRFGQFFNAKEETFLGLSGAGDLFLTASSNLSRNYRVGLSLASDKNIKDILMELGEVAEGVQTAYAIHSLSKQFQIYTPIVNEVVLMLEGKNAWESLKDLMSSKEEIS, via the coding sequence ATGAAAATAGCAGTTGTTGGTGCAGGAAAATGGGGAAGTGCTTTATATGATGCATTGAGCGTTAAAAATGAATGTGTAATAACTTCTTTTCACGAAAAAGATCTTTCTTATTTTGTTAGTACCAAAGAAGCTTTAGAATATGAATATTTAGTTTTTGCTTTATATGCTCAAGGAATGCATGAATGGCTTGCAAATAATTTTAAAGATTTAAATCAAAAAATTCTTGTAGCTTCTAAGGGTATTGATTGTAAAAGTTTAAAATTTATGGATGAGGTTTTTAGTGAGTTCATAAGTAGTGATAGACTTTGTTTTTTAAGTGGTCCTTCTTTTGCAAGTGAAGTTTTAGAAAAAAAACCTTGTGCTTTGGTTGTTAGTGGTAAAAATCAAGAGCTTTGTAATCAATTTGCAAGTTTTTTTCCAAATTATATTAAAACCTATACAAGTTCTGATGTTAAAGGCGCTGAAATTTGTGGTGCATATAAGAATGTTTTAGCAATTGCAAGTGGAGTTTGCGATGGTTTAAATTTAGGCAATAATGCAAGAGCTTCTTTAGTTTCAAGAGGTTTAGTAGAAATGCACCGCTTTGGGCAATTTTTTAATGCTAAAGAAGAAACATTTTTAGGGCTTAGTGGGGCTGGAGATTTATTTTTAACAGCTTCAAGTAACTTATCAAGAAATTATAGAGTAGGTTTGAGTTTGGCTAGTGACAAAAATATAAAAGATATTTTAATGGAACTTGGCGAGGTAGCTGAAGGAGTGCAAACTGCTTATGCTATACATTCTTTATCAAAACAATTTCAAATTTATACCCCGATTGTTAACGAAGTAGTCTTAATGCTAGAGGGTAAGAATGCTTGGGAATCTTTGAAAGATTTGATGTCATCAAAGGAGGAAATATCATGA
- the radA gene encoding DNA repair protein RadA translates to MAKKHILFECQACGNQQSKWLGKCPECGSWDSFVELKQEQVKVLKELNSFSNTPSSAVCINDVIAENFTRISTDDNELDLVLGGGLVVGSLVLIGGSPGVGKSTLLLKIASNLAKSGKKVLYVSGEESKSQIKLRADRLNANCENLFLLTELCLEDILSELSKKDYEILIIDSIQTLYSNKITSAAGSITQVREITFELMRYSKANNISTFIIGHITKDGAIAGPRILEHMVDVVLYFEGDANKEIRILRGFKNRFGNISEVGIFEMTSKGLISAKDIANRFFTRGKAVSGSALSVVMEGSRALVLEIQALVCESAYPKRSATGYEKNRLDMLIALLERKLEIPLGHYDVFINVSGGVKISETAADLAVVAAIISSFKNRPLSKDSVFVGELSLNGEIKEVFSLDVRLKEAKMQKFKNAIVPVKPMEELGLKCFVAKELREVLEWM, encoded by the coding sequence ATGGCTAAAAAACACATTTTATTTGAATGTCAAGCTTGTGGAAATCAACAAAGTAAATGGCTAGGCAAATGTCCTGAATGTGGTTCTTGGGATAGTTTTGTTGAGCTAAAGCAAGAACAAGTTAAGGTTTTAAAAGAGTTAAATTCATTCTCAAATACTCCAAGTTCTGCAGTATGTATAAATGATGTTATAGCAGAAAATTTCACACGCATTAGCACGGATGATAATGAGCTTGATTTAGTTTTAGGTGGTGGGCTTGTTGTGGGTTCTTTAGTGTTAATTGGGGGTTCACCCGGGGTTGGAAAATCCACACTTTTATTAAAAATTGCTTCGAATTTGGCTAAAAGTGGTAAAAAAGTGCTTTATGTAAGTGGCGAGGAGAGTAAATCTCAAATCAAACTGCGTGCAGATCGTTTAAATGCAAATTGTGAGAATTTATTTTTACTTACTGAGCTTTGCTTAGAAGATATTTTAAGCGAGCTTTCTAAAAAAGATTATGAAATTTTAATTATTGATTCTATTCAAACTTTATATTCTAATAAAATTACTTCAGCAGCAGGTAGTATCACTCAAGTTAGAGAAATTACTTTTGAGTTGATGCGCTATTCTAAGGCCAATAATATTAGCACTTTTATCATAGGACATATCACTAAAGATGGGGCTATAGCTGGACCTAGAATTTTAGAACATATGGTAGATGTAGTGCTTTATTTTGAAGGCGATGCCAATAAAGAAATAAGAATTTTAAGAGGCTTTAAAAATCGTTTTGGAAATATTTCCGAAGTTGGTATTTTTGAAATGACTTCCAAGGGCTTGATTAGTGCTAAAGATATAGCTAATAGATTTTTTACGCGTGGTAAGGCAGTAAGTGGTAGCGCTTTGAGTGTGGTGATGGAAGGAAGCAGAGCTTTAGTGCTAGAAATTCAAGCCTTAGTTTGTGAGAGTGCTTATCCAAAGCGTAGTGCAACAGGCTATGAAAAAAATCGTTTAGATATGCTTATAGCTTTACTAGAGAGAAAGCTTGAAATTCCCTTGGGGCATTATGATGTTTTTATTAATGTAAGTGGTGGGGTAAAAATTAGTGAAACTGCAGCGGATTTAGCGGTGGTTGCAGCAATTATTTCAAGTTTTAAAAACCGCCCTTTGAGTAAAGATAGTGTTTTTGTGGGTGAGCTTAGTTTAAATGGTGAAATCAAAGAAGTATTTTCACTTGATGTGCGTTTAAAAGAAGCTAAAATGCAAAAATTTAAAAATGCCATAGTACCTGTAAAACCTATGGAGGAACTTGGCTTAAAATGTTTTGTAGCTAAAGAATTGCGTGAGGTTTTAGAATGGATGTAA
- the ftsY gene encoding signal recognition particle-docking protein FtsY → MFGFLKNGLKKTLESIHLVKASNKIITKDLLEEMLLEADVAYEIVEEIIYYLPPSDEVKKADLERVMGTYFIYDKPELANAKPFVDLILGVNGVGKTTSIAKMAHLHKENGEKVILGACDTFRAGAIEQLKLWAQKLNIDIIATSQGHDPSAVAYDAISKALAKNYDRVILDTAGRLQNQKNLANELEKIVRISDKAMQGAPHRKILVLDGTQGVAGILQAKAFNDLVKLDGVIITKLDGTAKGGALFSIARELELPILYVGVGEQLGQIHEFNPSEYVKTLVEEIFA, encoded by the coding sequence ATGTTTGGATTTTTAAAAAATGGTTTGAAAAAAACCTTAGAAAGTATTCATTTAGTTAAGGCTTCAAATAAAATCATTACTAAAGATTTGCTTGAAGAAATGCTTTTAGAAGCTGATGTGGCGTATGAGATAGTTGAAGAGATTATTTACTATCTTCCTCCAAGTGATGAGGTTAAAAAGGCTGATTTAGAGCGTGTTATGGGGACTTATTTTATTTATGATAAGCCAGAACTTGCTAATGCTAAGCCTTTTGTGGATTTGATTTTAGGTGTAAATGGGGTAGGTAAGACCACAAGCATTGCTAAAATGGCACATTTGCATAAAGAAAATGGTGAAAAAGTTATACTTGGGGCTTGTGATACTTTTAGAGCAGGAGCCATAGAGCAGTTAAAATTATGGGCACAAAAATTAAATATAGATATCATAGCTACTTCACAAGGACATGATCCTTCGGCAGTTGCTTATGATGCTATTTCTAAAGCTTTGGCAAAAAACTATGATAGGGTTATTTTAGATACAGCAGGACGCTTGCAAAATCAAAAAAATCTTGCTAATGAGCTTGAAAAAATTGTCCGCATAAGTGATAAAGCTATGCAAGGAGCTCCTCATAGAAAAATCCTTGTACTTGATGGCACTCAAGGTGTAGCAGGAATTTTGCAGGCAAAAGCTTTTAATGATTTAGTAAAACTTGATGGAGTGATTATTACAAAACTTGATGGAACTGCCAAAGGTGGAGCTTTATTTAGCATAGCAAGAGAGCTTGAACTTCCTATTTTATATGTAGGAGTAGGGGAACAATTAGGACAAATTCATGAGTTTAACCCTAGTGAATATGTTAAAACTTTAGTTGAAGAGATTTTTGCTTAA
- a CDS encoding F0F1 ATP synthase subunit A: MKDLFLFSSFIDSSHTFAYFFHLGIVVVISLILAKLATRSMQIVPRGSQNLAEAYMEGILSMGRDTMGSDEAARKYLPLVATIGFMVFFSNIIGIIPGFEAPTASLNFSASLAIIVFVYYHFEGIRTQGFFKYFAHFMGPVKILAPLMFPIEVVSHFSRVISLSFRLFGNIKGDDLFLAVILALVPWVAPLPAYMLLTFMAFLQSFIFMILTYVYLAGATVVDEHH; encoded by the coding sequence ATGAAAGATTTATTTTTATTTAGTTCTTTTATAGATTCTAGCCACACTTTTGCATACTTTTTTCATTTGGGTATAGTGGTTGTGATTTCTTTGATTTTAGCAAAACTTGCTACAAGATCTATGCAAATTGTCCCAAGAGGTAGTCAGAATTTGGCTGAAGCTTATATGGAAGGCATTTTAAGCATGGGTAGGGATACTATGGGTAGTGATGAAGCTGCTAGAAAATATTTACCTTTAGTTGCAACTATAGGTTTTATGGTATTTTTTAGTAATATTATAGGAATCATCCCTGGTTTTGAAGCTCCAACAGCAAGTTTAAATTTTAGTGCTTCTTTGGCTATTATAGTATTTGTGTATTATCATTTTGAAGGTATTAGAACTCAAGGATTTTTTAAGTATTTTGCACATTTCATGGGACCTGTGAAAATTCTAGCACCTTTGATGTTTCCTATAGAAGTGGTTTCTCATTTTTCAAGAGTTATTTCTTTATCTTTCCGTTTATTTGGTAATATCAAGGGAGATGATTTATTCTTAGCAGTTATTTTAGCTCTTGTGCCTTGGGTTGCGCCATTGCCTGCTTATATGCTTTTAACTTTTATGGCATTTTTACAATCTTTTATTTTTATGATTTTAACTTATGTTTATTTAGCAGGTGCAACTGTAGTTGATGAGCATCATTAA
- a CDS encoding phytoene desaturase family protein: MDVKFDVIIIGSGLGGLSAGAFLAKNGKKVLVLEQHSLIGGCATCFKRKGALIDAGLHEMDLGEAKTDMKHLVFEKLGIKDKIEILPLPSAWSIKSKNYNLTLPHGIEKVKEVLKKEFPQECKGIDKYFKAIKTQAYAIRRFPWDLKLSELLLFPFDTAWIFIKNRLFNKKVYDVLNAYIKNDKLKKILNANMSYYHHDSKEFIFSFHGIAQKHYYDGGVYIKGGSQALSDALAEVIKENQGQVLAKAEVVKILTKEQKAYGVEYIQNNQKYTIHAQNIIANCDPLIVYKDLLKELNLTQEIKAIESKKRACSLVSAYFIYDKDISKIYENMDYCNFIFEDDFLNSSYENTNILKLDIKQRPMAFVNYSKVDSGLASDKYIGVVAFSSNYQEWDLNKQDYKAKKEEVLKAIVQRLDEIFPNLSSHLIHQELATPKTIQRYTKAYEGTIYGFSQDQEGVKYRLHYKSKSIENLYFANAFIFPGGGFTGAILGGYFCANKMNFH; the protein is encoded by the coding sequence ATGGATGTAAAATTTGATGTAATCATTATAGGTTCGGGACTTGGAGGCTTAAGTGCAGGCGCTTTTTTAGCTAAAAATGGAAAAAAAGTTTTAGTTTTAGAACAGCATTCTTTAATTGGTGGTTGTGCTACTTGTTTTAAAAGAAAAGGCGCTTTAATTGATGCGGGACTTCATGAGATGGACCTAGGTGAAGCAAAAACTGATATGAAGCATTTGGTTTTTGAAAAACTTGGTATAAAGGATAAAATTGAAATTTTACCTTTACCAAGTGCATGGAGTATTAAAAGTAAAAATTATAATCTAACTTTACCTCATGGTATAGAAAAAGTAAAAGAAGTTTTGAAAAAAGAATTTCCGCAAGAGTGCAAAGGTATAGATAAATATTTTAAAGCTATAAAAACGCAAGCTTATGCTATTCGAAGATTTCCTTGGGATTTAAAATTAAGTGAGTTATTGTTGTTTCCTTTTGACACTGCTTGGATATTTATTAAAAATAGATTGTTTAATAAAAAAGTTTATGATGTTTTAAATGCTTATATTAAAAATGATAAGCTAAAAAAGATTTTAAATGCAAATATGAGTTATTATCATCATGATAGTAAAGAATTTATTTTCAGTTTTCATGGCATTGCTCAAAAGCATTATTATGATGGTGGGGTGTATATTAAAGGTGGCTCGCAAGCTTTAAGTGATGCTTTGGCTGAGGTTATCAAAGAAAATCAAGGGCAGGTTTTAGCTAAGGCTGAAGTTGTTAAAATACTCACAAAAGAACAAAAAGCTTATGGAGTAGAATACATTCAAAATAATCAAAAATATACCATCCATGCGCAAAATATCATCGCAAATTGCGATCCTTTAATCGTATATAAAGACTTGCTTAAAGAGTTAAATTTAACCCAAGAAATCAAAGCAATAGAATCTAAAAAGCGTGCTTGTTCTTTAGTGAGCGCTTATTTTATTTATGATAAAGATATTTCTAAAATTTATGAAAATATGGATTATTGCAATTTTATATTCGAAGATGATTTTTTAAATAGTTCGTATGAAAACACTAATATTTTAAAACTAGATATTAAACAAAGGCCTATGGCTTTTGTGAATTATTCTAAGGTTGATAGTGGCTTAGCTAGTGATAAATACATAGGTGTTGTAGCTTTTAGTTCAAATTATCAAGAGTGGGATTTAAATAAGCAAGATTATAAAGCTAAAAAAGAAGAAGTATTAAAAGCCATAGTGCAAAGGCTTGATGAGATTTTTCCAAATTTAAGTTCACACTTAATCCATCAAGAATTAGCCACGCCAAAAACTATACAAAGATATACTAAAGCTTACGAGGGTACAATTTATGGATTTTCTCAAGATCAAGAAGGGGTTAAATATAGATTGCATTATAAAAGTAAAAGTATAGAAAATTTATATTTTGCTAATGCTTTTATATTTCCTGGAGGTGGTTTTACAGGTGCGATTTTGGGTGGATATTTTTGCGCTAATAAAATGAATTTTCATTAA
- the cetZ gene encoding energy taxis response protein CetZ, which translates to MFINKKKINEQITQLEQSNQTFQDILNAISKTMAMIEFQTDGTIINANENFLKTMNYSLNEIKGKHHSMFCLPEVVKSQRYVDFWRDLKNGISRNGLFRRIAKGGKDIYLEANYLPILNQNNEVYKVIKFANDITQRNYEMLDLKNTIDAANRSMAIIEFNPYGEILNANENFTQTMGYSLSEIKGKHHSMFCEEKFRNSKEYTIFWEELRSGKFQSGKFIRFGKNSKLIHLEASYNPIKNDDGEIYKVIKFATDITEQVVRDEEKLKLISELAEQNDNLTQEGDSVIENTVQNIQGIADMMNNSSNLVSSLNEQSEEIKNIIQTISDIADQTNLLALNAAIEAARAGEHGRGFAVVADEVRNLAERTGHSVNEITTTINSIRNVTAEVVQSIKDGLSGVNQSVDLAKEARECMEKIRNSSAQVAQAMQDK; encoded by the coding sequence ATGTTTATCAACAAGAAAAAAATTAATGAACAAATTACTCAATTAGAGCAATCTAATCAAACTTTTCAAGATATACTTAATGCTATTAGCAAAACTATGGCCATGATAGAATTTCAAACAGATGGAACTATTATTAATGCTAATGAAAATTTTCTAAAAACTATGAATTACTCTTTAAATGAAATCAAAGGTAAACATCATAGTATGTTTTGTTTACCAGAGGTTGTAAAGTCACAACGCTATGTTGATTTTTGGAGAGATTTAAAAAATGGTATATCAAGAAATGGACTTTTTAGACGCATTGCAAAAGGCGGGAAAGATATTTATCTTGAAGCCAATTATCTTCCTATTTTAAACCAAAACAATGAAGTGTATAAGGTTATTAAATTTGCAAATGACATTACTCAAAGAAACTATGAAATGCTTGATCTAAAAAACACCATAGATGCTGCTAATCGTTCTATGGCTATTATTGAATTTAATCCTTATGGAGAGATTTTAAATGCTAATGAAAACTTCACTCAAACCATGGGTTATTCACTAAGTGAAATCAAAGGAAAACACCATAGTATGTTCTGCGAGGAAAAATTTAGAAATTCCAAAGAATATACAATTTTTTGGGAAGAGCTAAGAAGTGGTAAATTTCAATCAGGAAAATTCATACGCTTTGGTAAAAACAGCAAACTAATCCATTTAGAAGCAAGCTATAATCCTATCAAAAATGATGATGGAGAAATTTACAAAGTTATTAAATTTGCAACAGATATTACCGAACAAGTTGTAAGAGATGAGGAAAAATTAAAGCTCATTAGTGAATTAGCTGAACAAAATGATAATCTCACTCAAGAGGGCGATAGTGTTATAGAAAATACGGTTCAAAATATTCAAGGCATTGCTGATATGATGAACAATAGTAGTAATCTCGTATCATCATTAAATGAGCAATCAGAAGAAATTAAAAATATTATTCAAACCATTAGCGATATAGCTGATCAAACCAATCTTTTAGCTCTAAATGCGGCTATTGAGGCAGCGCGTGCGGGTGAGCATGGTAGAGGTTTTGCTGTTGTTGCTGATGAAGTTAGAAATCTAGCTGAAAGAACTGGACATTCAGTAAATGAAATCACTACTACCATTAATTCTATCAGAAATGTAACAGCTGAAGTTGTACAAAGCATTAAAGATGGCTTAAGTGGCGTAAATCAAAGCGTGGATTTAGCCAAAGAAGCTAGAGAATGTATGGAAAAAATTAGAAATAGTTCAGCTCAAGTAGCTCAAGCTATGCAAGATAAATAA
- the gatB gene encoding Asp-tRNA(Asn)/Glu-tRNA(Gln) amidotransferase subunit GatB encodes MFEVVIGLEVHAQLNTKTKIFCSCATSFGEKSNTNVCPTCLALPGALPVLNQEAVKKAIAFGKAVNATINKKSIFNRKNYFYPDLPKAYQISQFDIPIVENGELFINVNGENKRIGITRAHLEEDAGKNIHESNFSKVDLNRAGTPLLEIVSEPELRSSDEAVAYLKKLHSIIRFLDISDANMQEGSFRCDANVSIRPKGDDKLYTRVEIKNLNSFRFIQKAIEYEVKRQSEAWEDGKYDQEVVQETRLFDTVNLVTRSMRGKEDSAEYRYFPDPDLLPVILDDEMLNQDIPELPDEKKARFVSELGIKESDSEVIVSSLELCRYFEYLINQKLNPKLCVTWLTTELMGLLKGELTIENSPIKQEKLAVLIKRIEEGVISAKAGKDILAYVFENTEVEIDDAIEKLGLKQVSDDGAIEKIIDEILANNEDKVAEYKSGKDKLFGFFVGQAMKAGKGAFNPAKVNEILKAKLG; translated from the coding sequence ATGTTTGAAGTTGTTATAGGACTCGAAGTTCATGCACAATTAAATACAAAAACAAAAATCTTTTGTTCATGTGCAACTTCTTTTGGAGAAAAATCAAATACTAATGTATGCCCAACATGTTTAGCTTTACCAGGTGCTTTACCTGTATTAAATCAAGAAGCAGTGAAAAAAGCCATAGCATTTGGAAAAGCAGTTAATGCAACTATAAATAAAAAAAGTATTTTTAATAGAAAAAATTATTTTTATCCTGATTTACCAAAAGCTTATCAAATTTCGCAATTTGATATTCCTATAGTGGAAAATGGTGAGTTATTTATCAATGTAAATGGAGAAAATAAACGCATAGGTATCACTAGGGCTCATTTAGAAGAAGATGCAGGAAAAAATATACATGAGAGTAATTTTTCAAAAGTAGATTTAAATAGAGCAGGCACGCCTTTGCTTGAAATTGTCAGTGAACCTGAACTTAGAAGTTCCGATGAAGCAGTGGCTTATTTGAAAAAATTACATTCTATTATAAGATTTTTAGACATTTCAGATGCAAATATGCAAGAAGGTAGTTTTAGATGTGATGCTAATGTTAGTATTCGTCCAAAGGGTGATGATAAGCTTTATACTAGAGTGGAGATTAAAAATTTAAATTCATTCCGTTTTATCCAAAAGGCGATTGAGTATGAAGTAAAACGCCAAAGTGAAGCTTGGGAAGATGGAAAATACGATCAAGAAGTTGTGCAAGAAACAAGATTATTTGATACGGTTAATTTAGTTACTAGAAGTATGAGAGGTAAGGAAGATTCTGCTGAATATAGATATTTCCCTGATCCTGATCTTTTACCTGTAATTTTAGATGATGAAATGCTAAATCAAGATATACCTGAACTTCCTGATGAGAAAAAAGCTAGATTTGTGAGTGAATTGGGTATTAAAGAAAGTGATAGTGAAGTGATTGTTTCTTCATTAGAGCTTTGTAGATATTTTGAGTATCTAATTAATCAAAAATTAAATCCAAAACTTTGTGTTACTTGGCTTACGACAGAGTTAATGGGGCTTCTAAAAGGCGAATTGACTATAGAAAATTCACCTATAAAACAAGAAAAATTAGCTGTTTTGATCAAACGTATAGAAGAAGGTGTTATTAGTGCTAAAGCAGGTAAGGATATTTTAGCTTATGTATTTGAAAATACAGAAGTTGAAATTGATGATGCTATTGAAAAACTTGGTTTAAAACAAGTAAGTGATGATGGTGCTATTGAAAAGATTATTGATGAAATTTTAGCAAACAATGAAGATAAAGTAGCTGAATATAAAAGTGGTAAAGATAAACTTTTTGGTTTCTTTGTCGGTCAGGCAATGAAAGCAGGTAAGGGTGCATTTAATCCTGCTAAGGTAAATGAAATTTTAAAAGCAAAACTTGGTTAA
- a CDS encoding F0F1 ATP synthase subunit C, which translates to MKKIVFLMLALSGFAFAAEGSMNQWLASFSILAAGLGLGVAALGGAIGMGNTAAATIAGTARNPGLGGKLMTTMFIALAMIEAQVIYALVIALIALYANPFQALVAA; encoded by the coding sequence ATGAAAAAAATCGTATTTTTAATGCTAGCTTTAAGCGGTTTTGCATTTGCGGCTGAAGGTTCTATGAATCAATGGTTAGCTTCTTTTTCTATCTTAGCAGCAGGTTTAGGACTTGGTGTTGCAGCTTTAGGTGGAGCTATCGGTATGGGTAATACTGCAGCAGCAACTATAGCAGGTACTGCTAGAAACCCTGGTCTTGGTGGTAAATTAATGACTACTATGTTTATTGCTTTAGCGATGATTGAAGCTCAAGTTATTTATGCGCTTGTTATTGCTCTTATCGCTCTTTATGCTAATCCATTCCAAGCATTAGTAGCAGCTTAA
- a CDS encoding metal-dependent hydrolase: MIIKNAKIYGEQKLDLKIEDGKITQITNDLNDDEYIVDIEGKTLLPSFIDLNVSLLDNEFSIDKLYDLEKACLKGGVGTIVLKDSLEANTQGYALYFDKLKSLDINVLPTINVLDKTEKLKNIATLIDMGAKGLELSSTLGANYLRQCMQYANMKSTPVFLKCFDESFDDHGVMNDGQISFELGLIGISNIAETSEVAKMKELVKFYKNKACFSSLAIARSFELLHDQYSEISIHHLIKDESTCENFNTQAKILPPLRTKDEVTNLKKLLQDKKITFLSSLHAPNTKKDLAFDEAGFGVNAIAIYMSLCFTYLVKEGILTWKELCDFTSYNQAQFLGLNKGKIGLGFDADLVVFDEKLSFNGEGLYANDILQGKVEKSFIAGKVFSL; encoded by the coding sequence ATGATCATCAAAAATGCAAAAATTTATGGCGAACAAAAGCTTGATCTTAAAATAGAAGATGGGAAAATTACTCAAATTACTAATGATTTAAATGATGATGAGTATATTGTTGATATAGAAGGTAAAACTTTACTTCCTTCGTTTATTGATTTAAATGTTAGTTTGCTTGATAATGAATTTAGTATAGATAAATTATATGATCTTGAAAAAGCATGCTTAAAAGGTGGGGTAGGGACTATTGTTTTAAAAGATAGTTTAGAAGCTAACACTCAAGGCTATGCGCTTTATTTTGATAAATTAAAATCTTTAGATATTAATGTTTTACCTACTATTAATGTATTAGATAAAACAGAAAAATTAAAAAATATTGCTACCTTAATTGATATGGGTGCAAAAGGCTTAGAGCTTTCAAGTACTTTGGGTGCAAATTATTTAAGACAATGTATGCAATATGCCAATATGAAATCAACCCCTGTATTTTTAAAGTGTTTTGATGAGAGTTTTGATGATCATGGAGTGATGAACGATGGACAAATAAGTTTTGAATTAGGACTTATAGGAATTAGTAATATAGCTGAAACTAGTGAAGTGGCAAAAATGAAAGAACTAGTGAAATTTTATAAAAACAAAGCTTGTTTTAGCTCTTTAGCAATTGCAAGATCGTTTGAATTATTGCATGATCAATATAGTGAAATTTCAATTCATCATTTAATCAAAGATGAAAGTACTTGTGAAAATTTTAACACTCAAGCAAAAATTTTACCTCCATTAAGAACAAAAGATGAAGTAACAAATCTTAAAAAGTTGCTTCAAGATAAGAAAATTACTTTCTTAAGTTCTTTACATGCTCCTAACACTAAAAAAGATTTGGCTTTTGATGAAGCAGGTTTTGGAGTTAATGCCATAGCTATATATATGAGTTTATGTTTTACATATTTAGTAAAAGAAGGTATCTTAACTTGGAAAGAATTATGTGATTTTACAAGCTATAATCAAGCGCAATTTTTAGGATTAAATAAAGGTAAAATAGGACTTGGTTTTGATGCTGATTTAGTTGTATTTGATGAAAAACTTTCTTTTAATGGAGAAGGTTTATATGCAAATGATATCTTGCAAGGTAAGGTAGAAAAAAGTTTTATAGCAGGAAAAGTTTTTAGCCTTTAA
- a CDS encoding TlpA family protein disulfide reductase, with protein sequence MKFKIFLAIFAMIFFTSCSSDKENSSNENTDNASLSQSENTDFTLKFLDGRKMYVKYHEQEFNFDDTAKAKLFVFFTSWCEPCKAEIPHLNNLNKKYQDRFEVIALFLEEDKKQELLEFIQKEKMNFSSVLGENSFIFSKVLNISSIPTMVLFNAKGEKVKEYLGLIPEEMLDIDIQKAIM encoded by the coding sequence TTGAAATTTAAAATTTTTTTAGCAATTTTTGCTATGATTTTTTTTACTTCATGCTCAAGTGATAAAGAAAATTCTAGTAATGAAAATACTGATAATGCAAGTTTAAGTCAAAGTGAGAATACTGATTTTACTTTGAAATTTTTAGATGGTAGAAAAATGTATGTGAAATACCATGAACAAGAATTTAATTTTGATGATACAGCAAAAGCTAAGTTGTTTGTATTTTTTACAAGTTGGTGTGAGCCATGCAAAGCTGAAATTCCACATTTAAATAATTTAAATAAAAAATATCAAGATAGATTTGAAGTCATAGCGCTTTTTTTAGAAGAAGATAAAAAACAAGAATTATTGGAGTTTATACAAAAAGAAAAGATGAATTTTTCTTCGGTTTTAGGAGAGAATAGTTTTATTTTTTCTAAAGTTTTAAATATCAGCTCTATTCCAACAATGGTTTTATTTAATGCAAAGGGTGAAAAAGTTAAAGAGTATTTAGGTTTAATTCCTGAAGAAATGTTAGATATAGATATACAAAAAGCGATAATGTAA